In the genome of Lentisphaera araneosa HTCC2155, the window CAGTAAAGTTAAGTGTAAATTTGTAGGATGATTTGGGAAAATCAACCATGAGAAATAAACAATTAATATCCAATGCCATAAATAGAGAGAATATGATATTTTACCAATATAGACCATAGCTTTACTAGCAAGTAATTTTTGAGAAAGTTGTGATTGTCCATCCCATAACAGTAAGCATGCTCCAGTAATAGGAAGAATGGCAATATAGCCTGGGAAAGCCATAGATTTATTAATAATTAAAAATGCTGTTATTATCATTATTATACCAATGAGGTCGAATGGTATTTTTATTTTACTAAAAGATGTATTGTGTGGGGTGAAGCCCGATGTATGTAAAAATGCTACAAGACTACCGGCTAACAGTTCCCATGCACGAGTAGGTAATAGGTAGAATGCAGCACTGGGCATACTTGCAGAGATATATATACTTAAAATAAAACTTAAAATAAAACCAGATATTAAAATAATAAAGGTAGTTTTTTTAGAGAATTTTTTCAATACTATGGTAAGAGCTATGACAAATACAATATAAAACTGCTCCTCAACACCAAGTGACCAAGTATGAAGAAGTGGGATATCTTCAGAAGCAGGACTCCAATAACCAGCCTGTTGCCATAAATTGATATTAGCGATCATTAAAAATAAGGCAGCTACTTGTTTACCTAGAGCTGCAAATTCATCTGGCAAAAAAATGAAATACCCAGCGATTAGAGAAAAAGTCGAGATTAGTAATAAAGTAGGGAAAAGACGTTTAACTCTACGAGCCCAAAACTGTTTTAGAGAAAAACTATGACTATCTATTTTATTGATAACTATATAAGCGATTAAATAGCCTGAAATCGCAAAAAAGATATCGACTCCAATAAACCCAGAAGGGAACAGGGATGATGATAAGTGAAAAATTAGTACAGGTATGACAGCAATGGCTCTTAATCCATCAATTTCGGGTCGATATTTCATAGTTGTCTTATGTTTAATTCGCTGATAATACCCAATAACAATAGTGTTAGTTAGCCGCGACATCCTGAATTTTAGCATAAGCTCTTAAGCCAAAGCCCTGAGCAAAAGGCAGGGAATCATAGCGAGTTGAAAAAATTCCAACATCCTTTGTGTCACCTTGGCAGTTATCTAACTTGCCACTCATACGAGTCTTACTTTTTAGCATATCAAGAGATCTTCGAGAAATCTCAGCGTACTCATTCTTCACGAAAATGTCATGGCAGCAAGCGTAGAAGTAGGCAAATATAGCTGTAGCTGAACTGTCATAGGTTTTTTTATCTTGTAGGAAAGTTCCAAAGCCTCCATCTTGACGCTGAAAGCGAGCGTAAAAGTCTGCCATTGCCAGGAGTTGCGAACGTAGTTTATTTTTTTCATCGGAATCACTCATTTCAATAAATGAATCAAGGACGCCAATAATGTACCAACCCGTCCCTCGTCCCCAGCCGTATACCCCCATAGGGAGCTTGGAGTTAATTTCATAGGCATGAGCGGGAAGGTAGGTGTTCTGGAAAAGGCCAACTTTATTAAATTTTCTAATTTGTTCATAAGCTAAATTTTGATACTTATGCTCCTTGTATATTTTTGCATAGAGTACTAAAAAAGGGCAAACTAAGCCTAAAGTATCAACATAACGAAGGTTGGTTCGCTGGTTGTAGATGATCATTTGATCCTCATCAGAAATGAATTTCTCAACGATTGAGATCATATAGTCCATCGCAGGTCTAATAAATTCGCTACGTTTAGAGTATTTTAGCAAAGAAAAAGCCAGCATGGAATTATCAACATTTGTGGGTTTCTTTCTCCACATGCCTTCGGTATCGATAAAATGTTTGGTACACTTTTTTAAAAGCTCGTCAGTATCATTTTGCGTATATTCACAGGCACCTAAGACCAAGCCTGCTGTCTGCCAGGACTGCACGCAATTTCTACTGAATTTACCAGTGATTTTATCCCATAAAATCAAATGGGTATTATCAGAGATTTGAACAGGCGGCGTTTTTGGTAACCATTTAATTACCGTTCGATTATAGCGTTTAATCCAAGATTGATGATTTTGCCATCGTCCTATTCGGTAACGGCTGTAACGATCGATAAACCAATAATAAAAATCAACGCTTAGGAAAATTAAACCTACAACAAAAAAACAGGCTAGTAACCAATACACATACTGAAACACTTATTTTTTCCTTTTTTGACTATTGAGATGCCAGGTCGTTAACCGTTGAATAAAACAAGGGGGCAACTTTTTCCCAGTCGAAATTTAAAGAATAGGATCTAAGTTTATGACTCATTTCAATTGTATATGTGGAGTTCTCTATCAGGTTTAGAGCAATTTTCACTAAGTCATCAGAGTTATTACCAATAGGGTATACTGACCCACCACCATAACTCCTTATACCTCCGATATCATTGCTTACAATTGGACACCCGCAGGCCATGGCTTCCATTGTTGCATTGTTAGCTCCTGAATCAATAAAAGGAATGAGCAAAGCTGTAGCTAGCTGATATTCAGTTAGCAACTCTTCATCTGATAAACCAGATATGATTGTAACATTTGAGTTTTTTTCTGCCCAAGATAAGTCAATTATTTTTAAGAAGTGTTTAGGGATGACTATTCTGAGTTCAACCTCGGGATATACATTCTGCAAGTTTTCAAATATTGACTGTAACATATCAAAATCACGAAGATACTGGCCACAGGCTAGGAATGATATTTTTTTACGTGGTTTGTTGCCAGGGTGGAAGAAATTAGTATCGATGCCATGGGGAACAAATGCAACTCTTCCGGGACCAACTAATTGCTCTATTTTAGGGATTTCCCGTTCCCAAAGAACGATGGCAGACTTAAGACGATGGCACATTTCATAGCCTTCTCTTATGAACCATTTTGATGTGTGTATCTGACCATTTTCTGCCCATTGAGAAGTCGGTATGTGAATAACGCCAACTAGTGATTTTGGGACTGATTTCCAGTGTTTTAAAAGTTGCCAATTATCATCCATGTTAAGTACACATGAAATATTATTTTTCTTATTTCGTGTTTTATGATAAAAATTAAGTTGAGCACTACTTAAAAAATCATTTTCGTAGGGTTTGCCAAATCGCATGTTGTTTAATCGCCCTAGGATTTTACTAGGTAAATTATTTTTAGGTTTAAAAATCTTTCCTTTGAATGGTTGTTTTTTAAGACGTTTACCTAACTGCTCATAGAAACCTGAATGTCCCCCATACCACCCAGTATCTTTTGTCAAGATAGATAAGTCAGGTGTTTGTTTTGGGCTTATTTTTGAGTTTGTATCTTTCATATATTTCAACCATTAATAAAAGGTAGAATTGTTTCCTTGGCATTAGCTGCCTTGGCGGCATATTTAGGTATGAATGTTTTGAGTTTTGTACGGAGCTCGTTCTCTCGAGAACTTAAACTTTCAAATGCATCTATTAATTGATTAGTAGAATGGAGTTGTTGAACTGGAAGTACCATGTCATCTTCACTTCCAAAAATATCTCTGGCAATACCACGTGCTTTGACACTGTAGCCTACGACGAAAGTAGGGACGTGACTGGAGTATGCAGCTATTGTCGCATGAGTTCGTGCACCAATAAACATTCGACAGCGGGAAATAAAGCCCTTAAGTTCCAGAGCATTGTGGTCACCAATTTGCACAACTCTTCCACTGTCTTTAAAGTTCTCATACAATTCGGCCATGGTATCAAAATCACTATTGCCTTCTACAATGACATGGGGAATTAATGCTACACGCATATCTGTAGAATCTAAAATATGATTTATTAACCCTGCGTAGGCGTTCATTGTAGCCCCATCTTCTTTTTCGTACTTCAAAATTAATGGACTAAGATTAATTCCTACGGTATTACCTTCTTCAAAGCCATTTGGAAGAGGGAGTTCAGTTTTATCAAGTAGAAAAGCCGGGTCGGGGTAGAGGTGAACATTATCGAGCCCTCTATCTCGCATAGCCTGGTAGCTTATAGTTTCACGAGTATTGATGACTGCGTGCCCTCTTAAATCATCTATCATTCTTTGATCCATCGCACTTGGCTCTACGGAGCAGCCCCACAAAACAGTAG includes:
- a CDS encoding acyltransferase family protein yields the protein MKYRPEIDGLRAIAVIPVLIFHLSSSLFPSGFIGVDIFFAISGYLIAYIVINKIDSHSFSLKQFWARRVKRLFPTLLLISTFSLIAGYFIFLPDEFAALGKQVAALFLMIANINLWQQAGYWSPASEDIPLLHTWSLGVEEQFYIVFVIALTIVLKKFSKKTTFIILISGFILSFILSIYISASMPSAAFYLLPTRAWELLAGSLVAFLHTSGFTPHNTSFSKIKIPFDLIGIIMIITAFLIINKSMAFPGYIAILPITGACLLLWDGQSQLSQKLLASKAMVYIGKISYSLYLWHWILIVYFSWLIFPNHPTNLHLTLLFIVCLLVSSITYHFFENPLRISHNKNIVKICLISTVITIVSSIAIQEKRLEPLRNKVTYTKGVNTARNYNVTNNWKKPDTTINVERLDVVVLGSSHALMHSPLIKKLCDSKNLTVAFLGSNGSPSPWLALDTDKQAKLSGDFTVSERFKFDQYRKNLIQKHKPKVIITLDHYADTFNNKFKENFTKKYTEFVIDLRKYNSYVITIEQPPIAGQKKNLVKYTNYICAKVFETEDNKNSRQQANKIIKNIFSKAGDKALFVKSEDLFTNSDKSIRISDNNGILYYKDNNHLNDYGSQLLKNRLTVALNKIFP
- a CDS encoding glycoside hydrolase family 88 protein, encoding MFQYVYWLLACFFVVGLIFLSVDFYYWFIDRYSRYRIGRWQNHQSWIKRYNRTVIKWLPKTPPVQISDNTHLILWDKITGKFSRNCVQSWQTAGLVLGACEYTQNDTDELLKKCTKHFIDTEGMWRKKPTNVDNSMLAFSLLKYSKRSEFIRPAMDYMISIVEKFISDEDQMIIYNQRTNLRYVDTLGLVCPFLVLYAKIYKEHKYQNLAYEQIRKFNKVGLFQNTYLPAHAYEINSKLPMGVYGWGRGTGWYIIGVLDSFIEMSDSDEKNKLRSQLLAMADFYARFQRQDGGFGTFLQDKKTYDSSATAIFAYFYACCHDIFVKNEYAEISRRSLDMLKSKTRMSGKLDNCQGDTKDVGIFSTRYDSLPFAQGFGLRAYAKIQDVAAN
- a CDS encoding glycosyltransferase family 4 protein, whose amino-acid sequence is MKDTNSKISPKQTPDLSILTKDTGWYGGHSGFYEQLGKRLKKQPFKGKIFKPKNNLPSKILGRLNNMRFGKPYENDFLSSAQLNFYHKTRNKKNNISCVLNMDDNWQLLKHWKSVPKSLVGVIHIPTSQWAENGQIHTSKWFIREGYEMCHRLKSAIVLWEREIPKIEQLVGPGRVAFVPHGIDTNFFHPGNKPRKKISFLACGQYLRDFDMLQSIFENLQNVYPEVELRIVIPKHFLKIIDLSWAEKNSNVTIISGLSDEELLTEYQLATALLIPFIDSGANNATMEAMACGCPIVSNDIGGIRSYGGGSVYPIGNNSDDLVKIALNLIENSTYTIEMSHKLRSYSLNFDWEKVAPLFYSTVNDLASQ
- a CDS encoding polysaccharide pyruvyl transferase family protein; protein product: MKKFMLYPHGGSGNHGCEAIVRTTMKIVNGMYENATLFSDRPETDRSVGLDKILNVTEAKSEISALQKLLIKMSHKISGSDEQFYRYQNTPVIEHADKNTLALSIGGDNYCYGWVEYLYSLNKYLRKKGVTTVLWGCSVEPSAMDQRMIDDLRGHAVINTRETISYQAMRDRGLDNVHLYPDPAFLLDKTELPLPNGFEEGNTVGINLSPLILKYEKEDGATMNAYAGLINHILDSTDMRVALIPHVIVEGNSDFDTMAELYENFKDSGRVVQIGDHNALELKGFISRCRMFIGARTHATIAAYSSHVPTFVVGYSVKARGIARDIFGSEDDMVLPVQQLHSTNQLIDAFESLSSRENELRTKLKTFIPKYAAKAANAKETILPFING